In Triticum urartu cultivar G1812 chromosome 6, Tu2.1, whole genome shotgun sequence, the following proteins share a genomic window:
- the LOC125513232 gene encoding probable sodium/metabolite cotransporter BASS3, chloroplastic: MSVAVVAASSSLPSRYALAHANSHRPLRPLRFISSPPQPCASPASLLRRRRAAAPTTFCSAPSLGRVGWPRREGSAWLLSFSAEADASPSDAEGAVDPSEAVSALLPLVVVATAVAALGNPATFSWVSKELYAPALGGIMLSIGIKLSFDDFALAFKRPVPLSIGYMAQYMLKPLLGVLIARVFRMPSAFFAGFMLTCCVSGAQLSSYASFLGKGDVALSILLTTYSTISSVIVTPILTGLLIGSVVPVNGIAMAKSILQVVLLPVTLGLLLNTYAKPVVNVIQPVMPFVAMVCTSLCIGSPLAINRTMLLSSQGFMLLLPIVTFHIAAFVVGYWVSKLPQLRQEEPVCRTISVCTGMQSSTLAGLLATQFLGISQAVPAACSVVVMAIFGLTLASYWGSGMRIRDLPLRFFPQASADARS; the protein is encoded by the exons ATGTCCGTCGCCGTggtggccgcctcctcctccctcccctcTCGCTACGCACTGGCCCACGCCAACTCGCACCGTCCTCTCCGCCCCCTGCGCTTCATCTCTTCCCCGCCGCAGCCGTGCGCCTCCCCAGCGTCCctcctccggcggcggcgggcggcggcgcccaCCACCTTCTGCTCCGCGCCGTCGCTCGGCCGCGTCGGCTGGCCGCGCCGCGAGGGGAGCGCCTGGCTGCTCTCCTTCAGCGCCGAGGCCGATGCCTCCCCGTCGGACGCGGAGGGGGCCGTGGACCCCTCGGAGGCGGTCTCCGCGCTGCTCCCGCTCGTCGTCGTCGCCACGGCCGTCGCCGCCCTCGGCAAccctgccaccttctcctg GGTGTCCAAGGAGCTGTACGCACCTGCACTTGGGGGCATTATGCTCTCCATTGGCATCAAACTATCCTTCGACGACTTCGCTCTGGCCTTCAAGAG GCCTGTGCCGCTGTCGATTGGGTACATGGCCCAGTACATGCTGAAGCCGCTGCTGGGGGTGCTAATCGCAAGGGTGTTCCGGATGCCATCAGCCTTCTTCGCGGGTTTCATGCTTACATGCTGTGTCTCGGGTGCGCAGCTTTCGAGCTATGCTAGCTTCCTGGGGAAAGGAGATGTTGCGTTGAGTATTCTGCTCACAACCTACTCCACCATATCTTCGGTGATTGTGACACCTATTCTCACTGGTTTGTTGATTGGTTCAGTGGTTCCGGTTAATGGAATTGCAATGGCGAAATCGATTCTCCAG GTGGTTCTTCTGCCTGTGACACTAGGTCTCCTTCTGAATACCTATGCAAAACCAGTGGTTAATGTCATACAACCAGTGATGCCATTTGTTGCTATGGTGTGCACATCACTCTGTATTGGGAGCCCTCTTGCTATAAATAGGACCATGCTCCTCTCATCACAGGGATTCATGTTACTTCTCCCCATAGTGACTTTCCACATTGCGGCCTTTGTTGTGGGTTACTGGGTTTCCAAGTTGCCTCAGTTGAG GCAAGAAGAACCAGTTTGTAGGACTATATCAGTGTGTACTGGAATGCAGAGCTCCACCCTAGCTGGGCTTCTTGCTACCCAGTTTCTTGGAATTAGTCAGGCAGTTCCTGCAGCATGTTCTGTTGTTGTCATGGCAATATTTGGTTTGACTCTTGCATCGTACTGGGGAAGTGGTATGCGAATAAGGGACCTTCCTTTGAGATTCTTTCCACAAGCTTCCGCTGATGCGAGATCATGA